The proteins below are encoded in one region of Salmo salar chromosome ssa02, Ssal_v3.1, whole genome shotgun sequence:
- the afmid gene encoding kynurenine formamidase isoform X4: MSADDVIKSHVTALKEGTERARGLAQTLLNVPYGEGEGEKLDVYVPTTTSLDVPLVIYLHGGYWQFLSKEESGFMAVPLVHKGVVVVAVGYDIAPKGNMDVMVSQVRRSVVSVIQQYSHISGLYLCGHSAGAHLAAMILSTDWSQYSVTPQIKGAFLVSGIYDLLPILSTYVNEPLKMTEEVALRNSPSQLVPQLKLSSSNCDIVVAVAQNDSPEFRKQSEDYYKALESTEGLKVTLEDVPNTDHFNIIEQLVDGDYHLTQLLLKMMGKS, translated from the exons ATGTCAGCAGACGACGTTATCAAATCCCACGTGACGGCGCTCAAAGAAG GTACGGAGCGTGCCCGTGGCCTGGCCCAGACCCTTCTCAACGTTCCctatggagaaggagagggggagaaactcGACGTCTATGTTCCCACCACCActtctctag ATGTCCCACTGGTAATCTACCTCCACGGAGGCTACTGGCAGTTCCTtag TAAGGAGGAGTCCGGGTTTATGGCTGTCCCATTGGTCCATAAGGGCGTCGTGGTGGTCGCCGTGGGTTACGACATCGCTCCCAAAG GGAACATGGATGTGATGGTGTCTCAGGTGCGGAGGAGTGTGGTGTCCGTCATTCAACAGTATTCACACATTAG tggtcTGTACCTGTGTGGCCACTCTGCGGGGGCCCACCTGGCTGCTATGATCCTCTCTACAGACTGGTCTCAGTACAGTGTGACCCCTCAGATCAAAG gtgCTTTCCTGGTCAGTGGTATATATGACCTCCTGCCCATCCTGTCCACCTATGTCAACGAGCCTCTGAAAATGACAGA AGAGGTGGCTCTGAGGAACAGTCCTAGTCAGCTGGTTCCGCAGCTCAAACTCTCCTCCTCCAACTGTGACATCGTGGTTGCCGTGGCGCAGAACGACTCGCCAGAGTTCCGGAAGCAGTCGGAGGACTACTACAAA GCTCTGGAGTCAACAGAAGGACTGAAGGTAACATTGGAGGACGTTCCAAACACAGATCACTTCAACATCATCGAGCAGCTAGTCGACGGAGACTACCACCTCACTCAG CTGCTGTTAAAGATGATGGGGAAGAGCTAA
- the afmid gene encoding kynurenine formamidase isoform X3, with the protein MGGARSPSNEMNDWKVTNCTERARGLAQTLLNVPYGEGEGEKLDVYVPTTTSLDVPLVIYLHGGYWQFLSKEESGFMAVPLVHKGVVVVAVGYDIAPKGNMDVMVSQVRRSVVSVIQQYSHISGLYLCGHSAGAHLAAMILSTDWSQYSVTPQIKGAFLVSGIYDLLPILSTYVNEPLKMTEEVALRNSPSQLVPQLKLSSSNCDIVVAVAQNDSPEFRKQSEDYYKALESTEGLKVTLEDVPNTDHFNIIEQLVDGDYHLTQLLLKMMGKS; encoded by the exons ATGGGTGGTGCCCGCAGTCCGAGTAATGAAATGAATGATTGGAAAGTAACCAACT GTACGGAGCGTGCCCGTGGCCTGGCCCAGACCCTTCTCAACGTTCCctatggagaaggagagggggagaaactcGACGTCTATGTTCCCACCACCActtctctag ATGTCCCACTGGTAATCTACCTCCACGGAGGCTACTGGCAGTTCCTtag TAAGGAGGAGTCCGGGTTTATGGCTGTCCCATTGGTCCATAAGGGCGTCGTGGTGGTCGCCGTGGGTTACGACATCGCTCCCAAAG GGAACATGGATGTGATGGTGTCTCAGGTGCGGAGGAGTGTGGTGTCCGTCATTCAACAGTATTCACACATTAG tggtcTGTACCTGTGTGGCCACTCTGCGGGGGCCCACCTGGCTGCTATGATCCTCTCTACAGACTGGTCTCAGTACAGTGTGACCCCTCAGATCAAAG gtgCTTTCCTGGTCAGTGGTATATATGACCTCCTGCCCATCCTGTCCACCTATGTCAACGAGCCTCTGAAAATGACAGA AGAGGTGGCTCTGAGGAACAGTCCTAGTCAGCTGGTTCCGCAGCTCAAACTCTCCTCCTCCAACTGTGACATCGTGGTTGCCGTGGCGCAGAACGACTCGCCAGAGTTCCGGAAGCAGTCGGAGGACTACTACAAA GCTCTGGAGTCAACAGAAGGACTGAAGGTAACATTGGAGGACGTTCCAAACACAGATCACTTCAACATCATCGAGCAGCTAGTCGACGGAGACTACCACCTCACTCAG CTGCTGTTAAAGATGATGGGGAAGAGCTAA
- the tk1 gene encoding thymidine kinase, cytosolic — MDIVTQKVNLMECLNVPRILPNSPRKAIGQIQVIFGPMFSGKSTELIRRVRRFQIAQYNCLVVKYAKDTRYSEKGMATHDKNTMEAVPANCLSDVRSLALQACVIGIDEGQFFPDTVEFCEEMANMGKTIIVAALDGTFQRKPFGNILNLVPLAESVVKLNAVCMQCYKEAAYTKRLGAEKEVEVIGGADMYHARCRKCYGGLMDVMKENSAPHRDETPPHVMTEKLLDNTTSPRKLLATLQL; from the exons ATGGATATTGTGACGCAGAAAGTTAACTTAATGGAGTGTTTGAATGTTCCAAGAATCCTGCCAAATTCCCCACGAAAAGCAATAGGACAGATCCAG GTCATCTTTGGCCCAATGTTCTCAGGCAAAAG CACTGAGTTGATAAGGCGAGTGCGTCGTTTCCAGATCGCTCAGTACAACTGTTTGGTGGTCAAATATGCCAAAGATACACGCTACTCCGAGAAGGGCATGGCCACGCATGACAA AAACACAATGGAAGCCGTACCAGCCAACTGCCTGAGTGACGTACGTTCTCTAGCTCTGCAGGCTTGCGTCATCGGAATCGACGAAGGACAGTTT tTCCCAGACACCGTGGAGTTCTGTGAGGAGATGGCCAACATGGGGAAGACTATAATCGTAGCGGCCCTGGATGGAACCTTCCAGAGAAAG ccctTTGGAAACATCCTGAACCTGGTTCCCCTGGCTGAGAGCGTTGTGAAGCTGAACGCTGTCTGTATGCAGTGTTACAAGGAGGCAGCATACACTAAGAGACTGGGGGCAGAGaaagag GTGGAGGTGATTGGTGGAGCCGATATGTACCATGCGCGGTGCAGGAAGTGTTACGGTGGCTTGATGGATGTGATGAAGGAGAATAGCGCCCCCCACAGGGACGAGACACCACCGCATGTGATGACAGAGAAACTGCTTGACAACACTACATCGCCACGGAAACTCCTCGCCACCCTGCAACTCTGA
- the syngr2b gene encoding synaptogyrin-2, which yields MEETGGVGGASAYGASLAGGSFDFQKFAKQPYTIVRFLSWIFSIVVFSCITAEGFVNKPHKPEAHCVFNQNDSACHYAVGIGVIAFLACFFFLLLDAYMPLMSNAKERKYAVMADLGFSGVWTFLWFVCFCLLASQWSHTLDVRGIPQDAARATIAFSFFSIATWGILTYFALGRYRRGVADVTQSIYAEPPPEQHTPYPPTYAPSAYTPTTYSPYPSSAPDDFQQPPFTPSTITSTQPQGDYQPPNY from the exons ATGGAGGAGACTGGGGGAGTTGGTGGCGCTAGTGCGTACGGAGCTTCGCTCGCAGGCGGTAGCTTCGACTTTCAGAAGTTTGCTAAACAACCGTACACTATCGTGCGCTTCTTGAGTTGG ATTTTTTCCATCGTGGTCTTCTCTTGCATCACGGCGGAGGGATTTGTCAACAAGCCACACAAACCCGAGGCGCATTGCGTCTTCAACCAGAATGACTCGGCGTGTCACTACGCTGTGGGCATCGGTGTCATAG CCTTCCTGGCCTGTTTTTTCTTCCTCTTATTGGACGCCTACATGCCGCTGATGAGCAACGCAAAAGAGAGGAAGTACGCTGTCATGGCCGACCTGGGATTCTCAG GTGTGTGGACGTTCCTGTGGTTCGTGTGTTTCTGCCTCCTGGCTAGCCAATGGAGTCATACGCTTGATGTCAGAGGAATCCCCCAGGACGCCGCCCGCGCCACTATCgccttctctttcttctctatTGCCACCTGG GGAATCCTAACCTACTTCGCTTTGGGGAGATATCGCCGTGGTGTTGCTGATGTCACCCAGAGCATCTACGCCGAGCCTCCGCCGGAGCAGCACACCCCTTACCCTCCGACCTATGCCCCCTCGGCCTACACCCCCACCACCTACTCCCCGTACCCTTCCAGTGCGCCAGACGACTTCCAACAACCCCCCTTCACCCCCAGCACCATCACCTCCACCCAACCCCAGGGGGACTACCAACCCCCCAACTACTGA
- the afmid gene encoding kynurenine formamidase isoform X1 gives MHYSSLSCIQKKIHNICRAQICASHELERQFSPSQWSHRMSADDVIKSHVTALKEGTERARGLAQTLLNVPYGEGEGEKLDVYVPTTTSLDVPLVIYLHGGYWQFLSKEESGFMAVPLVHKGVVVVAVGYDIAPKGNMDVMVSQVRRSVVSVIQQYSHISGLYLCGHSAGAHLAAMILSTDWSQYSVTPQIKGAFLVSGIYDLLPILSTYVNEPLKMTEEVALRNSPSQLVPQLKLSSSNCDIVVAVAQNDSPEFRKQSEDYYKALESTEGLKVTLEDVPNTDHFNIIEQLVDGDYHLTQLLLKMMGKS, from the exons ATGCATTACAGTTCTCTCTCCTGCATCCAAAAGAAAATACACAACATTTGTAGAGCACAAATATGTGCGTCTCAC GAGCTAGAGAGGCAGTTCTCGCCCAGCCAGTGGTCGCACAGAATGTCAGCAGACGACGTTATCAAATCCCACGTGACGGCGCTCAAAGAAG GTACGGAGCGTGCCCGTGGCCTGGCCCAGACCCTTCTCAACGTTCCctatggagaaggagagggggagaaactcGACGTCTATGTTCCCACCACCActtctctag ATGTCCCACTGGTAATCTACCTCCACGGAGGCTACTGGCAGTTCCTtag TAAGGAGGAGTCCGGGTTTATGGCTGTCCCATTGGTCCATAAGGGCGTCGTGGTGGTCGCCGTGGGTTACGACATCGCTCCCAAAG GGAACATGGATGTGATGGTGTCTCAGGTGCGGAGGAGTGTGGTGTCCGTCATTCAACAGTATTCACACATTAG tggtcTGTACCTGTGTGGCCACTCTGCGGGGGCCCACCTGGCTGCTATGATCCTCTCTACAGACTGGTCTCAGTACAGTGTGACCCCTCAGATCAAAG gtgCTTTCCTGGTCAGTGGTATATATGACCTCCTGCCCATCCTGTCCACCTATGTCAACGAGCCTCTGAAAATGACAGA AGAGGTGGCTCTGAGGAACAGTCCTAGTCAGCTGGTTCCGCAGCTCAAACTCTCCTCCTCCAACTGTGACATCGTGGTTGCCGTGGCGCAGAACGACTCGCCAGAGTTCCGGAAGCAGTCGGAGGACTACTACAAA GCTCTGGAGTCAACAGAAGGACTGAAGGTAACATTGGAGGACGTTCCAAACACAGATCACTTCAACATCATCGAGCAGCTAGTCGACGGAGACTACCACCTCACTCAG CTGCTGTTAAAGATGATGGGGAAGAGCTAA
- the afmid gene encoding kynurenine formamidase has product MSRWKDMNKDELERQFSPSQWSHRMSADDVIKSHVTALKEGTERARGLAQTLLNVPYGEGEGEKLDVYVPTTTSLDVPLVIYLHGGYWQFLSKEESGFMAVPLVHKGVVVVAVGYDIAPKGNMDVMVSQVRRSVVSVIQQYSHISGLYLCGHSAGAHLAAMILSTDWSQYSVTPQIKGAFLVSGIYDLLPILSTYVNEPLKMTEEVALRNSPSQLVPQLKLSSSNCDIVVAVAQNDSPEFRKQSEDYYKALESTEGLKVTLEDVPNTDHFNIIEQLVDGDYHLTQLLLKMMGKS; this is encoded by the exons ATGTCACGTTGGAAGGATATGAATAAGGAT GAGCTAGAGAGGCAGTTCTCGCCCAGCCAGTGGTCGCACAGAATGTCAGCAGACGACGTTATCAAATCCCACGTGACGGCGCTCAAAGAAG GTACGGAGCGTGCCCGTGGCCTGGCCCAGACCCTTCTCAACGTTCCctatggagaaggagagggggagaaactcGACGTCTATGTTCCCACCACCActtctctag ATGTCCCACTGGTAATCTACCTCCACGGAGGCTACTGGCAGTTCCTtag TAAGGAGGAGTCCGGGTTTATGGCTGTCCCATTGGTCCATAAGGGCGTCGTGGTGGTCGCCGTGGGTTACGACATCGCTCCCAAAG GGAACATGGATGTGATGGTGTCTCAGGTGCGGAGGAGTGTGGTGTCCGTCATTCAACAGTATTCACACATTAG tggtcTGTACCTGTGTGGCCACTCTGCGGGGGCCCACCTGGCTGCTATGATCCTCTCTACAGACTGGTCTCAGTACAGTGTGACCCCTCAGATCAAAG gtgCTTTCCTGGTCAGTGGTATATATGACCTCCTGCCCATCCTGTCCACCTATGTCAACGAGCCTCTGAAAATGACAGA AGAGGTGGCTCTGAGGAACAGTCCTAGTCAGCTGGTTCCGCAGCTCAAACTCTCCTCCTCCAACTGTGACATCGTGGTTGCCGTGGCGCAGAACGACTCGCCAGAGTTCCGGAAGCAGTCGGAGGACTACTACAAA GCTCTGGAGTCAACAGAAGGACTGAAGGTAACATTGGAGGACGTTCCAAACACAGATCACTTCAACATCATCGAGCAGCTAGTCGACGGAGACTACCACCTCACTCAG CTGCTGTTAAAGATGATGGGGAAGAGCTAA